The genomic DNA AAAACATACTTTTTACCACGTTCATCTAAAATCATCTTCATATTTACACCTAATTTTCTAATTCTGCTAATCTTTTTACTCTTTTTAATGAATCTGGGTGAGTGGAGAATAATTCCATAAGCCCATTTTTCTTGGAAATTTTAACATCTGAATTAGCTAATCTTCTCAGTTCCTCATCAGTTATTTTTCCGTCTCCGTCAAAGTCGATTTGCTGGAAATCAGTGACATCGTTTCTGGCATTATTCACGTCATTTACAAAGAATGCCCTGTTGGTGTTTACCTCATCAATTGTTTCCTTGCTGCATCTTGCTGCACCGTAGGATAATTTGTATAATGCGGACACCAATGCTGCCGGACGGTTTCCAAATTCGACACTGGCCTCATCGGCATAGTATTCACGGGTTCTTGAAATGAACAATACCAGTAACTGTCCTACCAAGTAGAACACATAACCTAAAATTCCGATTATGAAACCGCCTCCATTCTCACTATCTCCTGAAAACATGAAAGATAATGCAATGTAATAACAAATCATTGGAATAACACTAACGGCTGCAGTCACTGCCATGTCATTATGTTTTATATGACCCATTTCATGACCCAATACTGCCCTTAGCTCATCATAGTCAAGCAAACCTAAAATCGGACGAGTAATAGCAATATGACCGCTTCTGCTTGTTCTACCATAAGCAAATGCATTTGGAATATTGATTTCAGATAATCCTATTTCCGGTTTAGGAACACCAGCTTCCTGAGCAAGTTCGGCAATCATCTTATGAATATGAGGCGCTTCCGCTTCGGACAAAGGCCTTACATTCATAGAACTTTTAACCAATGATGGTCCAAACCAATACTGTAAAAATACGATTACTAAGCTCACACCGGCGTATAGTCTCCAAGTACCTACTCCCAAATATTGAGCAACTAGAAATATTAGGAAGTAGATTATTGAAAACATTAAAACAGATGTGAGAATCATTCTTAATCTAAGTTTCCATGTGCCTCTCATTTTTAACACCTTTAAATTTTGAAAATATTACTAATCAAATGCTCGCTTTAATTATATATTTATAACTTTTCATATAATAAAAAAGTTAATCAAAAAATAATTTAATTACATAATACATAAATGTTACTAGTAAAAAAATGGTGATTAAATGAGCGGACCATGGGTAGAAAAATATAGACCACAAAAGTTAGAAGACATTGTAGGACAAAAACAAATCATTACCAGACTTGAAAAATATGTAGGCGAAGGAAGTATGCCTAACTTAATGTTTACAGGACCTGCAGGTGTTGGAAAAACAACAACTGCA from Methanobrevibacter sp. includes the following:
- a CDS encoding zinc metalloprotease HtpX — its product is MRGTWKLRLRMILTSVLMFSIIYFLIFLVAQYLGVGTWRLYAGVSLVIVFLQYWFGPSLVKSSMNVRPLSEAEAPHIHKMIAELAQEAGVPKPEIGLSEINIPNAFAYGRTSRSGHIAITRPILGLLDYDELRAVLGHEMGHIKHNDMAVTAAVSVIPMICYYIALSFMFSGDSENGGGFIIGILGYVFYLVGQLLVLFISRTREYYADEASVEFGNRPAALVSALYKLSYGAARCSKETIDEVNTNRAFFVNDVNNARNDVTDFQQIDFDGDGKITDEELRRLANSDVKISKKNGLMELFSTHPDSLKRVKRLAELEN